From one Melioribacteraceae bacterium genomic stretch:
- a CDS encoding ATP cone domain-containing protein, which yields MAKVKFVIKRTGAVVPFREDRIANAIYRAAVAVGGRDKEKAESLAKQVIDVIDQKYTEKDQPHIEEIQDIVEKVLVENGHAKVAKEYILYREEAARRRKEDSRHFSKPSEYIPWAKMWRSLNWSVDHGVNTIEGMNNRIQKGEFAQIVHEAESYYEDQLNTAAEMIKERSDELKMVMVSGPSSSGKTTTTFKLEQRLKKMNMSFVPLIVDHYFFDLELHPKDEFGDYDFETPQALDLDLINEHLKRLADGEEVKIPYYDFKEGKRYLDRTPMKLGDNQVLLIDSLHGLYPEFSKLIPSSQKFKLYLEPLLQMKTGAGDFIRWTDLRLIRRMLRDSVHRAYKPEQTLLHWHYVRSSEKRNILPYCNSADYMINTSMPYEVPLYRPLLLNDFKSWTEKYKDDPLRLDAYTRAERLTRVLSEVEPIEDNSPVPGDSVLREFIGGSVLDLH from the coding sequence ATGGCAAAAGTAAAATTTGTAATTAAACGAACAGGAGCCGTTGTTCCTTTTAGAGAAGATAGAATTGCGAACGCAATTTACAGAGCTGCGGTTGCGGTTGGCGGACGTGATAAAGAAAAAGCAGAAAGTCTAGCCAAACAAGTCATTGACGTTATTGATCAAAAATATACCGAGAAAGACCAACCCCACATAGAAGAGATTCAAGACATTGTTGAAAAAGTCTTAGTTGAAAACGGTCACGCTAAAGTCGCAAAGGAATATATTCTTTATCGTGAAGAAGCAGCAAGAAGAAGAAAAGAAGATTCACGGCACTTTTCTAAACCATCTGAATATATTCCGTGGGCAAAAATGTGGCGTTCGCTTAATTGGTCTGTTGATCATGGCGTGAATACAATCGAAGGAATGAACAACAGAATTCAAAAAGGTGAGTTTGCACAAATAGTTCATGAAGCAGAAAGCTATTATGAAGATCAGTTGAATACTGCAGCAGAAATGATTAAAGAAAGAAGCGACGAATTAAAAATGGTTATGGTAAGCGGTCCATCTTCTTCGGGAAAAACTACGACTACATTTAAATTAGAGCAACGATTAAAAAAGATGAACATGAGTTTCGTACCACTAATTGTCGATCATTACTTTTTTGATTTGGAACTTCATCCCAAAGACGAATTCGGTGATTATGATTTTGAAACCCCACAAGCTTTAGATTTGGATCTGATTAATGAACACTTAAAAAGATTGGCCGATGGCGAAGAAGTAAAAATTCCTTATTATGATTTTAAAGAAGGAAAAAGATATCTTGATAGAACTCCTATGAAACTTGGTGATAATCAAGTTCTGTTAATCGATAGTTTACATGGTTTATACCCGGAGTTCAGTAAACTTATTCCCTCTTCACAAAAATTTAAATTATACCTTGAACCATTGCTTCAAATGAAAACCGGTGCCGGTGATTTTATTCGCTGGACTGATCTTCGTTTAATTAGAAGAATGCTGCGTGATTCGGTTCACCGCGCATATAAACCTGAACAGACTTTACTACATTGGCATTATGTTCGCTCCTCGGAAAAAAGAAATATTTTACCGTATTGTAATTCAGCAGATTATATGATTAATACATCAATGCCATACGAAGTTCCATTATATAGACCATTACTTTTGAATGATTTCAAATCATGGACGGAAAAATATAAAGATGATCCGCTCCGCCTGGATGC